One Sphingomonas sp. FARSPH DNA segment encodes these proteins:
- the feoB gene encoding ferrous iron transporter B: protein MNQAPLVALVGNPNAGKSALFNALTGARQKVGNYPGVTVERHSGRLALDDGRPVELIDLPGAYSLDPSSPDERVTRDVVTGKSGLERLPDALVVVVDAANLDNHLRFTLQLIALGLPVVVALNMIDLAERDGLTLDPAVLERELGVPVIPTVAVRRRGLDALRAALGRAIVPTTGVVPLRSSDGSVQDDIVTLQRRARKIASAATVAETSGRRWMHLLDAVALHPVAGPLLLATILFVMFQAVFSWAKVPADAIDAGFAGLQGLVTTHLPDGFFRSLLADGLIAGVGAVVVFLPQILILFLFILMLESSGYMVRAAFLMDRLMATVGLSGRAFIPLLSSFACAVPGIMATRTIEDEKDRLTTILIAPLMTCSARWPVYTLIIGAMIPDVQVLPFVRLQGLVMFGLLLIGIVGAYVAALILRRTVTKGASSGFMMEMPKYQVPRIGDIALGLWQRALVFLKRAGTTIAATTMVLWLLLSFPKPPQGSGISPVDYSIAGRIGHGIELVVKPIGFNRDIALALLPAMAAREVAVSAIGTVYAIDDTDGKGTDRITDQIRGRWTLPTALAFLMWFVFAPQCISTIAVTRRETNGWKWPLFMVGYLFAAAYVMAGITFWLATLAGL, encoded by the coding sequence ATGAACCAAGCGCCGCTGGTCGCGCTGGTCGGCAATCCCAACGCCGGCAAGAGCGCGCTGTTCAACGCGCTGACGGGCGCCCGGCAGAAGGTCGGCAATTATCCCGGCGTGACGGTGGAGCGCCATTCCGGCCGACTAGCGCTCGACGACGGTCGCCCGGTCGAGCTGATCGACCTGCCCGGCGCGTACAGCCTCGATCCGTCCAGCCCCGACGAGCGCGTGACGCGCGACGTCGTCACCGGAAAGAGCGGGCTCGAGCGGCTGCCCGACGCCCTGGTCGTCGTCGTCGACGCCGCCAACCTCGACAACCATCTGCGCTTCACGCTGCAGCTGATCGCGCTCGGCCTGCCCGTCGTCGTCGCGCTCAACATGATCGACCTTGCCGAACGCGACGGGCTGACGCTCGACCCGGCGGTGCTGGAGCGCGAGCTGGGCGTGCCGGTGATCCCGACCGTCGCGGTGCGCCGCCGCGGGCTCGATGCGCTGCGCGCCGCACTCGGCCGCGCGATCGTGCCGACGACCGGCGTCGTGCCCCTGCGCTCCTCCGACGGCAGCGTGCAGGACGATATCGTCACGCTGCAACGCCGCGCGCGCAAGATCGCGAGCGCGGCGACCGTGGCGGAGACGAGCGGACGGCGCTGGATGCACCTGCTCGACGCGGTGGCGCTGCACCCCGTCGCCGGGCCGTTGCTGCTCGCGACGATCCTGTTCGTCATGTTCCAGGCGGTTTTCAGCTGGGCGAAGGTGCCCGCCGACGCGATCGACGCCGGCTTCGCGGGGCTGCAGGGTCTGGTGACGACGCATCTGCCCGACGGCTTCTTCCGCTCGCTGCTCGCCGACGGCCTGATCGCCGGCGTCGGCGCGGTGGTGGTGTTCCTGCCGCAGATCCTGATCCTGTTCCTGTTCATCCTGATGCTCGAATCGTCGGGCTATATGGTCCGCGCCGCCTTCCTGATGGACCGGCTGATGGCGACGGTCGGCCTGTCGGGGCGCGCGTTCATCCCGCTCCTGTCCAGCTTCGCCTGCGCGGTGCCCGGCATCATGGCGACGCGCACGATCGAGGACGAGAAGGACCGGCTGACCACGATCCTGATCGCGCCGCTGATGACGTGCAGCGCGCGCTGGCCGGTCTACACGCTGATCATCGGCGCGATGATCCCCGACGTGCAGGTGCTGCCCTTCGTCCGCCTGCAGGGACTGGTGATGTTCGGCCTGCTGCTGATCGGCATCGTCGGCGCCTATGTCGCCGCGCTTATATTGCGCCGCACGGTGACGAAGGGCGCCTCGTCCGGCTTCATGATGGAGATGCCGAAGTATCAGGTGCCGCGGATCGGCGACATCGCGCTCGGCCTGTGGCAGCGTGCGCTCGTCTTCCTGAAGCGCGCAGGGACCACGATCGCGGCGACGACGATGGTGCTGTGGTTGCTCCTCTCCTTCCCCAAGCCTCCGCAAGGCAGCGGGATCAGCCCGGTCGATTATTCGATCGCCGGGCGGATCGGCCACGGCATCGAACTGGTGGTGAAGCCGATCGGCTTCAACCGCGACATCGCGCTCGCCTTGCTGCCCGCGATGGCGGCGCGCGAGGTCGCGGTATCCGCGATCGGCACCGTCTATGCGATTGACGACACCGACGGGAAGGGGACCGACCGGATCACCGACCAGATCCGCGGTCGCTGGACGCTGCCGACCGCGCTCGCCTTCCTGATGTGGTTCGTCTTCGCGCCGCAGTGCATTTCCACCATCGCGGTGACGCGGCGCGAGACCAACGGCTGGAAGTGGCCGCTCTTCATGGTCGGCTACCTTTTTGCGGCGGCCTATGTCATGGCGGGGATCACATTCTGGCTGGCAACGTTGGCCGGCCTCTAA
- the ssb gene encoding single-stranded DNA-binding protein has translation MAGSVNKVILVGNLGRDPESRTFQNGGKVVNLRIATSESWKDRNTGERKEKTEWHSVAIFNEGLANVAERFLRKGSKVYIEGQLQTRKWQDQQGNDKYSTEVVLQGFNSVLTMLDGPGGGGGQGGGSRSGGGDEWGGGDDFGGGAAGSYGGGGGNRGGGGFGGGQSGGNRGGGNAGGFGGGQPGGFADDLDDDVPF, from the coding sequence ATGGCAGGCAGCGTCAACAAGGTCATTCTCGTCGGCAACCTGGGGCGCGACCCCGAGTCGCGCACGTTCCAGAACGGCGGCAAGGTGGTGAACCTGCGCATCGCGACGTCCGAATCGTGGAAGGACCGCAACACCGGCGAGCGCAAGGAAAAGACCGAATGGCATTCGGTCGCGATTTTCAACGAAGGCCTCGCCAACGTCGCCGAACGCTTTCTGCGCAAGGGGTCGAAAGTCTATATCGAAGGCCAGCTGCAGACCCGCAAATGGCAGGATCAGCAGGGCAACGACAAATATTCGACCGAGGTCGTGCTGCAGGGTTTCAACTCCGTGCTGACTATGCTCGACGGGCCCGGCGGCGGTGGCGGCCAGGGCGGCGGCAGCCGTAGCGGCGGCGGCGACGAATGGGGTGGCGGTGACGATTTCGGCGGCGGCGCCGCGGGCAGCTATGGCGGTGGCGGTGGCAACCGCGGCGGTGGCGGCTTCGGCGGCGGCCAGTCGGGCGGTAACCGGGGTGGCGGCAATGCCGGTGGCTTCGGCGGTGGTCAGCCGGGTGGCTTCGCCGACGATCTCGACGACGACGTACCGTTCTGA
- a CDS encoding FeoA family protein: MLSKLNLETLPRHHAATVDAIDWTRLSQPEARRLRELGFDEGVPVEVLHRARLGGGPIACRIGRMTVALRRAVAAAIQVSVPLPAE; this comes from the coding sequence GTGTTGTCCAAGCTGAACCTCGAGACGCTGCCGCGCCATCACGCCGCCACGGTCGATGCGATCGACTGGACCCGCCTGTCCCAGCCGGAGGCGCGCCGTCTGCGCGAGCTCGGCTTCGACGAGGGCGTGCCGGTGGAGGTGCTGCATCGCGCGCGCCTGGGCGGCGGGCCGATCGCGTGCCGCATCGGCCGGATGACGGTGGCGCTGCGCCGCGCGGTCGCCGCCGCGATCCAGGTCTCGGTCCCGCTTCCCGCCGAATAG